In the Kribbella sp. NBC_00482 genome, one interval contains:
- a CDS encoding bifunctional polysaccharide deacetylase/glycosyltransferase family 2 protein, with translation MSRPVARRAKQVPLRTHWIVLTMLLVCLASMLLLNGYTHHMFGTAPDGAVQPTGGSGTVPRQIVTGGPVIDAGDGTPRSVSPKARTIALTFDDGPDPVWTPKILDLLRAQKVHATFFVVGTAVAAHPDLARRIVAEGHQIAVHSFTHANLSTASSWRRSLELKQSQLILAGATGVSTTLLRPPYSSEPSALTDRDWKALQETREAGYLAVLTSQDSEDWRKPGTAQVIANSMPRSTAGQVLLMHDAGGDRSQTVEALSKLLPRLKARGFRFATVSDSVGLPDPTRKASVLDRGRGLAVIWVMRISDAVMALIGWLLYAAGALSVLRAITTVIAARRHVKMRGWSYGPPVTEPVSVIVPAYNESAGIEAAIRSLVASDHPLEVIVVDDGSTDGTADLVEALHIPGVRVIRQANAGKPIALNTGLRAARFELIVMVDGDTVFEPDAVRKLIQPFGHPSVGAVSGNAKVGNRRGLLGRWQHIEYVIGFNLDRRLFDLAECMPTVPGAVGAFRRTALERIGGLSDVTLAEDTDLTMALCRDGWRVVYEESAVAWTEAPASLGALWRQRYRWCYGTLQAMWKHRGAMVQGGRAGKFGRRGLTYLMLFQVLLPLLAPVVDVFAIYGLVFLNPVRVLAVWGGFVVLQVAMGFYAFRLDGERAGPLWTLPLQQFVYRQLMYLVVIQSVFTALAGTRLRWQRMERYGSLQAPVRPEVR, from the coding sequence GTGAGCAGACCGGTCGCGCGCCGAGCCAAGCAGGTCCCGCTCCGAACCCATTGGATCGTGCTGACCATGCTGCTGGTCTGCCTGGCCAGCATGCTTTTGCTCAACGGCTACACGCACCACATGTTCGGTACGGCGCCCGACGGCGCGGTCCAGCCGACCGGTGGATCCGGAACGGTCCCGCGGCAGATCGTCACCGGCGGACCGGTCATCGACGCCGGTGACGGCACTCCCAGATCCGTGTCACCGAAGGCCCGCACCATCGCGCTCACCTTCGACGACGGCCCCGATCCGGTCTGGACTCCCAAGATCCTGGACCTACTGCGGGCACAGAAGGTGCACGCGACGTTCTTCGTCGTGGGTACCGCGGTCGCCGCGCACCCCGATCTGGCCCGCCGGATCGTGGCCGAAGGTCACCAGATCGCAGTGCACAGCTTCACTCACGCGAACCTGTCGACCGCCTCCTCCTGGCGACGCTCGCTGGAGCTCAAGCAGAGCCAACTGATCCTCGCCGGTGCCACAGGCGTCAGTACGACGCTGCTCCGGCCGCCGTACTCCTCCGAGCCGAGCGCCCTGACCGACCGCGACTGGAAGGCACTCCAGGAGACCCGTGAAGCTGGGTACCTGGCAGTGCTGACCAGCCAGGACAGTGAGGACTGGCGTAAGCCCGGGACCGCACAGGTCATTGCCAACTCGATGCCGCGCAGCACAGCCGGACAGGTGCTGCTGATGCACGACGCCGGCGGTGACCGCAGCCAGACCGTCGAGGCACTGAGCAAACTGCTCCCCCGGCTGAAGGCCCGCGGCTTCCGGTTCGCTACGGTCAGCGACTCGGTCGGTCTGCCGGACCCCACCCGTAAGGCGAGTGTGCTGGACCGCGGTCGCGGTCTCGCAGTGATCTGGGTGATGCGGATCAGCGACGCCGTGATGGCCCTGATCGGCTGGCTGCTGTACGCCGCCGGCGCGCTGAGCGTGCTGCGCGCGATCACCACGGTCATCGCGGCCAGACGGCACGTGAAGATGCGTGGCTGGAGCTACGGACCCCCGGTGACAGAACCGGTCAGTGTCATCGTTCCGGCGTACAACGAGAGTGCAGGTATCGAGGCCGCGATCCGCTCCCTTGTGGCGTCGGACCACCCGCTGGAGGTCATCGTCGTCGACGACGGGTCGACGGACGGTACGGCGGACCTTGTCGAAGCACTGCACATCCCCGGGGTCCGCGTGATCCGCCAGGCCAACGCGGGCAAGCCGATCGCGCTGAACACCGGACTGCGCGCGGCGCGGTTCGAGCTCATCGTGATGGTCGACGGCGACACCGTGTTCGAGCCGGACGCGGTCCGCAAGCTCATCCAGCCGTTCGGGCACCCTTCCGTCGGAGCGGTGTCGGGCAACGCAAAGGTGGGCAACCGGCGCGGTCTGCTCGGTCGCTGGCAGCACATCGAGTACGTGATCGGGTTCAACCTGGACCGCCGGTTGTTCGACCTCGCCGAGTGCATGCCCACCGTGCCTGGTGCTGTCGGAGCGTTCCGCCGTACGGCGCTGGAGCGGATCGGCGGACTGAGTGACGTGACGCTGGCCGAGGACACCGACCTGACGATGGCACTGTGCCGGGACGGGTGGCGGGTGGTCTACGAGGAGAGTGCGGTGGCGTGGACCGAGGCGCCGGCGTCACTGGGTGCACTGTGGCGGCAGCGGTACCGCTGGTGCTACGGGACGCTCCAAGCCATGTGGAAGCACCGCGGGGCGATGGTGCAGGGAGGTCGAGCCGGGAAGTTCGGCCGTCGGGGTCTGACCTACCTCATGCTCTTCCAGGTGCTGCTGCCACTGCTGGCACCTGTAGTGGACGTGTTCGCGATCTACGGCCTGGTGTTCCTCAACCCGGTCCGGGTGCTGGCGGTCTGGGGCGGCTTCGTCGTACTGCAGGTGGCCATGGGCTTCTACGCGTTCCGGCTGGACGGGGAGCGGGCCGGGCCGCTGTGGACGCTGCCGTTGCAGCAGTTCGTCTACCGGCAGCTGATGTACCTGGTGGTCATCCAGTCGGTCTTCACCGCACTGGCCGGCACGAGACTCCGCTGGCAGCGCATGGAGCGCTACGGGAGCCTCCAAGCGCCCGTACGCCCGGAGGTTCGCTAA
- a CDS encoding helix-turn-helix transcriptional regulator, which produces MTVTMLNPPTGYQQIPAHGGLAELLASAEDEVITLSTLAGPTFGPREVKHGVRYRAIFPDHARTTPTVGRHLGALSLAGVAVRTIPQVPMNAIVIDGSVAVLPADTSNGSIAVLRLTSVVMTALELFERIWPDAVPLADRDLPNETDLSLREQEMLRLLALGATDEVAAAHLDISVRTVRRMVAQIMNRLGARSRFQAGVKAADRGWLLERAS; this is translated from the coding sequence ATGACCGTAACCATGCTCAACCCACCCACCGGATATCAGCAGATCCCTGCCCACGGAGGGCTCGCCGAGTTGCTCGCGTCCGCGGAGGACGAGGTGATCACCCTGAGCACCCTGGCCGGTCCGACGTTCGGGCCGCGCGAGGTCAAGCACGGCGTGCGCTACCGGGCGATCTTCCCCGACCACGCGCGGACCACGCCGACCGTCGGCCGGCATCTCGGTGCGCTGTCGCTCGCCGGTGTCGCCGTACGGACGATCCCGCAGGTGCCGATGAACGCGATCGTGATCGACGGTTCGGTCGCAGTACTCCCCGCCGACACCTCCAACGGCAGCATCGCGGTTCTGCGGCTGACCAGCGTGGTGATGACCGCTCTGGAGCTGTTCGAGCGGATCTGGCCGGACGCGGTACCGCTGGCCGACCGGGACCTGCCGAACGAGACCGATCTGTCGCTGCGCGAGCAGGAGATGCTGCGCCTGCTGGCCCTCGGCGCGACCGACGAGGTGGCCGCGGCGCACCTGGACATCTCGGTGCGGACGGTACGCCGGATGGTCGCGCAGATCATGAACCGCCTCGGCGCCCGCAGCCGTTTCCAGGCCGGCGTCAAGGCCGCCGACCGCGGCTGGCTCCTCGAGCGCGCGTCATGA
- the glgX gene encoding glycogen debranching protein GlgX, whose product MQKWPGRPYPLGATYDGAGTNFAVFSEVADRVDLSLIGDDGTEQLVQLTEVDGFVHHAYLPGVQPGQRYGFRVHGPFSPAEGDRCNPSKLLLDPYAKAVDGQIDGDESLFSYRFAKPDELNTMDNREHTMLSVVTNPFFDWGNDRPPGHAYHETVIYEAHVKGLTKTHPGLPDNIRGTYAGIGHPAVIEHLKELGVSAIELMPVHQFAQDGHLQELGLSNYWGYNTIGFFAPHNAYSSTGTRGQQVTEFKAMVKALHEADIEVILDVVYNHTAEGNEFGPTLSFKGIDNAAYYRLVDQDKSHYYDTTGTGNSLLMRHPHVLQLIMDSLRYWVTEMHVDGFRFDLAATLARQFHEVDRLSAFFDLVQQDPVVSQVKLIAEPWDVGDGGYQVGNFPPLWTEWNGKYRDTVRDFWRGEQYTLAEFASRLTGSSDLYQDDSRRPLASINFVTAHDGFTLRDLVSYNEKHNEANGEGGKDGESHNRSWNCGVEGATDDPEVLRLRAKQQRNILTTLLISQGVPMIAHGDELGRTQSGNNNVYCQDNEIAWVDWGLGEPQKHLLEFTRSVVRLRNNHPVLRRRRFFHGDTGIDGLGDLVWFAPKGAEMQNGDWTQNDARAIAVFLNGDAISEPDLRGEPVVDDSFLILLNSNYEPVDFLLPPEEYGENWTVVVDTTSATGAGVDEPHAAGTTVQLEARSTLVLTRPRQAAG is encoded by the coding sequence GTGCAGAAATGGCCTGGTCGTCCTTACCCTCTCGGCGCCACGTACGACGGCGCCGGGACGAACTTCGCGGTGTTCTCGGAAGTTGCCGATCGAGTGGACCTGTCGCTGATCGGCGACGACGGAACCGAGCAGCTGGTGCAGCTGACCGAGGTGGACGGGTTCGTGCACCACGCCTACCTCCCGGGAGTGCAGCCGGGACAGCGCTACGGCTTCCGGGTGCACGGGCCGTTCAGCCCCGCCGAAGGCGACCGGTGCAACCCGTCCAAGCTGCTGCTGGACCCGTACGCGAAGGCTGTCGACGGGCAGATCGACGGTGACGAGTCGCTGTTCAGCTACCGGTTCGCGAAGCCGGACGAACTGAACACCATGGACAACCGCGAGCACACGATGCTCTCGGTGGTGACCAACCCGTTCTTCGACTGGGGCAACGACCGCCCGCCGGGCCACGCGTACCACGAGACCGTGATCTACGAGGCGCACGTCAAAGGCCTCACCAAGACACATCCGGGGCTGCCGGACAACATCCGCGGCACGTACGCCGGGATCGGCCACCCGGCTGTCATCGAGCACCTCAAGGAGCTCGGGGTGTCCGCGATCGAGCTGATGCCGGTGCACCAGTTCGCCCAGGACGGCCACCTGCAGGAGCTCGGCCTGTCGAACTACTGGGGCTACAACACGATCGGCTTCTTCGCGCCGCACAACGCCTACTCGTCGACCGGCACCCGCGGTCAGCAGGTGACCGAGTTCAAGGCGATGGTGAAGGCGCTGCACGAGGCCGACATCGAGGTGATCCTCGACGTCGTCTACAACCACACCGCCGAGGGGAACGAGTTCGGTCCGACGCTGTCGTTCAAGGGCATCGACAACGCGGCGTACTACCGCCTGGTCGACCAGGACAAGTCGCACTACTACGACACCACCGGCACCGGCAACAGCCTGCTGATGCGGCACCCGCACGTGCTGCAGCTGATCATGGACTCGCTGCGCTACTGGGTCACCGAGATGCACGTCGACGGCTTCCGCTTCGACCTCGCGGCCACGCTGGCCCGCCAGTTCCACGAGGTCGACCGGCTGTCGGCGTTCTTCGACCTGGTCCAGCAGGACCCGGTGGTGAGCCAGGTGAAGCTGATCGCCGAGCCGTGGGACGTGGGCGACGGCGGTTATCAGGTGGGCAACTTCCCGCCCCTGTGGACGGAGTGGAACGGTAAGTACCGCGACACCGTGCGGGACTTCTGGCGGGGCGAGCAGTACACCCTGGCCGAGTTCGCCTCCCGGCTGACCGGCTCGTCGGACCTGTACCAGGACGACAGCCGCCGCCCGCTGGCCAGTATCAACTTCGTCACCGCCCACGACGGCTTCACGCTGCGCGATCTCGTGTCCTACAACGAGAAGCACAACGAGGCGAACGGCGAGGGCGGCAAGGACGGCGAGAGCCACAACCGCTCCTGGAACTGCGGTGTCGAGGGCGCGACGGACGACCCCGAGGTACTGCGACTGCGCGCCAAGCAGCAGCGCAACATCCTCACCACGCTGCTGATCTCGCAGGGCGTGCCGATGATCGCGCACGGCGACGAGCTGGGCCGGACGCAGAGCGGCAACAACAACGTCTACTGCCAGGACAACGAGATCGCCTGGGTGGACTGGGGGCTCGGCGAGCCGCAGAAGCACCTGCTGGAGTTCACCCGGTCCGTGGTCCGCCTGCGCAACAACCACCCGGTGCTGCGCCGCCGCCGCTTCTTCCACGGCGACACGGGCATCGACGGACTCGGCGACCTGGTCTGGTTCGCGCCGAAGGGCGCCGAGATGCAGAACGGCGACTGGACGCAGAACGACGCCCGGGCGATCGCGGTCTTCCTGAACGGCGACGCGATCTCCGAACCGGACCTCCGCGGCGAGCCCGTGGTCGACGACTCGTTCCTGATCCTCCTGAACAGCAACTACGAGCCGGTCGACTTCCTTCTCCCGCCCGAGGAGTACGGCGAGAACTGGACAGTCGTCGTCGACACGACGAGTGCGACCGGCGCCGGCGTCGACGAGCCACATGCCGCCGGAACGACGGTCCAACTGGAGGCCCGCTCCACCCTGGTCCTGACCCGCCCGAGGCAGGCGGCCGGATGA
- the treY gene encoding malto-oligosyltrehalose synthase, which yields MTAVPQATYRFQLRGEFGFDAAAAVVPYLAGLGISHAYLSPILQAAPGSTHGYDVVDHSRLSEPMGGRPAFDRLSAQLTEHRMGAIADVVPNHVAVPTPESLNKALWSVLRLGPGSQYADWFDVDWGAGNQPLLMAVLGQRIGKVLADGELSVDGDVLRYYEHEYPLRPGTEELPIQELVTEQWYRLAHWRVADEELNYRRFFDVDTLAAVRQETQEVFDATHQLLLALLNEGKLTGYRIDHPDGLADPRGYLRRLAERTGGAWVVVEKILEGDEQLPRDWPCAGTTGYDALLRVGGLFVDPAGAAPLAALHSELTGAPADFGPVVEEAKREIVRHGQYAEVHRLVELLARICQDDVRLRDHTRRAFHEVVAELLVQFDVYRAYVVPGEEAPAAAAVAMERAAEKARANLDEDRQATLDVVLHLLLGRETNAIDEQARAELIVRFQQTCGPVMAKGVEDTAFYRWLRLTSLNEVGGDPEHFGVTPEEFHAYAAQLNQHWPKTMTTLSTHDTKRSEDVRARLGVLSEQPAAWSEAVREWRRLSEDHRSPLLDGSTEYLFWQTLFGAWHDGPLAEDRLQAYLLKAIREAKRHTSWISPDDEYEQTVAAFATAVLHDDTVLDSVRRFADEQTDYVRAATLGQKLVQLTMPGVPDVYQGTELVDLSLVDPDNRRPVDYEQRIDRLQRLDDGGKPEDLSDEKLLVTSRALRLRRQYPVAFAGSYTPLPTSNGHAVAFARGDAVITVATRLPAALQRLGGWGESTVVLPSGQWKNVLTGRDVGSGASRIVDLLSDLPVALLVRS from the coding sequence ATGACGGCGGTCCCGCAGGCCACCTACCGGTTCCAGCTCCGCGGCGAGTTCGGCTTCGACGCCGCCGCCGCGGTGGTCCCGTACCTGGCCGGCCTCGGGATCTCCCACGCGTACCTCTCCCCGATCCTGCAGGCCGCACCCGGTTCCACCCACGGGTACGACGTGGTCGACCACAGCCGGCTGTCCGAGCCGATGGGCGGGCGCCCCGCGTTCGACCGGTTGTCCGCGCAGCTCACCGAGCACCGCATGGGTGCGATCGCGGACGTCGTACCCAACCATGTCGCCGTACCGACGCCGGAGAGCCTGAACAAGGCGCTGTGGTCGGTGCTGCGGCTCGGGCCTGGTTCGCAGTACGCGGACTGGTTCGACGTCGACTGGGGTGCGGGGAACCAGCCGTTGCTGATGGCGGTGCTGGGGCAGCGGATCGGCAAGGTGCTGGCGGACGGCGAGTTGTCGGTCGACGGCGACGTACTGCGGTACTACGAGCACGAGTACCCGCTGCGGCCGGGGACCGAGGAGCTGCCGATCCAGGAGCTTGTCACCGAGCAGTGGTACCGCCTCGCGCACTGGCGGGTCGCTGACGAGGAGCTGAACTACAGACGGTTCTTCGACGTCGACACGCTCGCCGCAGTACGTCAGGAGACGCAGGAGGTCTTCGACGCGACACATCAGCTCCTGCTCGCGCTGTTGAACGAGGGCAAGCTCACCGGCTATCGGATCGACCACCCGGACGGCCTGGCGGACCCGCGCGGCTACCTGCGTCGACTGGCCGAGCGCACTGGCGGCGCCTGGGTCGTGGTGGAGAAGATCCTGGAAGGCGACGAGCAGCTCCCGCGTGACTGGCCCTGCGCCGGCACCACCGGGTACGACGCCCTGCTGCGCGTCGGCGGGCTGTTCGTGGACCCTGCTGGTGCTGCACCGCTTGCAGCACTGCACTCGGAGCTCACCGGCGCACCGGCCGACTTCGGGCCTGTTGTGGAGGAAGCGAAGCGCGAGATCGTCCGGCACGGGCAGTACGCCGAGGTGCATCGACTGGTCGAGTTGCTGGCGCGAATCTGCCAGGACGACGTACGACTGCGTGATCACACCAGGCGGGCGTTCCACGAGGTTGTGGCCGAGCTACTGGTCCAGTTCGACGTCTACCGCGCGTACGTCGTACCAGGTGAAGAGGCGCCCGCTGCTGCGGCTGTTGCGATGGAGCGTGCGGCCGAGAAGGCACGGGCCAATCTCGACGAGGACAGGCAGGCGACGCTCGACGTAGTACTGCACCTCCTGCTGGGACGTGAGACGAACGCGATCGACGAGCAGGCACGCGCAGAGCTGATCGTGCGCTTCCAGCAGACCTGTGGGCCGGTGATGGCCAAGGGCGTCGAGGACACCGCGTTCTACCGATGGCTGCGGCTCACGTCGCTCAACGAGGTCGGTGGGGACCCGGAGCACTTCGGCGTCACGCCGGAGGAGTTCCACGCGTACGCCGCTCAGCTGAACCAGCACTGGCCCAAGACGATGACCACGCTGTCCACTCACGACACCAAGCGCTCTGAGGACGTCCGCGCGCGTCTCGGCGTACTGTCCGAGCAGCCGGCGGCCTGGTCGGAGGCGGTGCGTGAGTGGCGCCGGCTCTCTGAAGACCACCGGAGCCCGTTGCTGGACGGCAGCACGGAGTACCTGTTCTGGCAGACGCTCTTCGGCGCTTGGCACGACGGACCACTCGCTGAGGACCGTCTACAGGCCTACCTTCTCAAGGCGATCCGCGAAGCGAAGAGGCACACGAGCTGGATCTCTCCGGACGACGAGTACGAGCAGACCGTCGCAGCCTTCGCTACAGCAGTCCTGCACGACGACACCGTGCTCGATTCGGTACGTCGCTTTGCAGACGAGCAGACCGACTACGTGCGCGCAGCCACGCTCGGACAGAAGCTGGTGCAGCTGACGATGCCCGGCGTACCGGACGTGTATCAGGGCACCGAACTGGTCGATCTGTCCCTCGTGGATCCCGACAACCGACGTCCTGTGGACTACGAGCAGCGCATCGATCGGCTGCAGCGTCTGGATGACGGCGGCAAGCCGGAGGACCTGTCCGACGAGAAGCTGCTCGTCACGTCACGAGCGCTTCGCCTCCGCCGGCAGTACCCAGTCGCCTTTGCCGGCAGCTATACGCCGCTCCCGACGTCGAACGGACATGCGGTTGCGTTCGCTCGCGGAGACGCGGTCATCACGGTGGCGACCAGGCTGCCGGCCGCACTGCAGCGTCTGGGCGGTTGGGGCGAGAGCACGGTGGTCCTGCCGAGCGGCCAGTGGAAGAACGTGCTGACCGGCCGCGACGTCGGTAGCGGTGCCTCCCGGATCGTCGACCTGCTGAGTGACCTGCCGGTTGCCCTGCTGGTCAGGAGTTGA
- the treZ gene encoding malto-oligosyltrehalose trehalohydrolase, producing MHTFRVWVPEATNVDLVLQDGVLPMRSVDNGWWERQVVEAHHGTDYAYAVDGSDPLPDPRSPWQPDGVHGFSRVFDADRFEWNDDSWTGRDVRGAVFYELHLGTFTLEGTLDAAAEHLDYLAVLGVEVVSLLPIAAFPGVHGWGYDGVDLYAVHEPYGGPEALQRFVDRCHDAGLAVCLDVVYNHLGPSGNYLAGFGPYFTTRHSTPWGPAVNLDDTGSTEVRRWICDNALRWFRDFHIDVLRLDAVHALVDDSPTHLLQQLSTETAALSNEVGRPLGLVAESDLNDPRTVEPVSQGGMGLTAQWSDDFHHALHALLTGERFGYYVDFGDPAVFAKTLTRVFLHDGEYSTFRGKDWGRPVDPRKHRGGEFLVYTSNHDQVGNRALGDRPALTPGQLAIGAALVLTSPYTPMLFMGEEWGASTPWRFFTDFSEPALADAVRTGRRREFAEFGWDADEIPDPQDPQTWRSSVLDWSEPDEAPHRDVLAWYRHLLTFRARMPELRDDRLESVGLAFDPAGAWLVVTRGSLRVVANLTASSAVVPVDADYLVMSFAGAELTDDGVLLPTHGVAILAV from the coding sequence ATGCACACCTTCCGCGTCTGGGTACCTGAGGCGACCAACGTCGACCTAGTGCTGCAGGACGGTGTGCTGCCGATGCGCTCCGTCGACAACGGCTGGTGGGAACGCCAGGTCGTCGAGGCGCACCACGGCACCGACTACGCGTACGCCGTCGACGGCAGTGACCCGCTACCCGATCCACGCAGCCCCTGGCAGCCGGACGGCGTCCACGGGTTCAGCCGGGTCTTCGACGCGGACCGCTTCGAGTGGAACGACGACAGCTGGACAGGTCGCGACGTACGCGGTGCTGTCTTCTACGAGCTCCACCTGGGCACGTTCACGTTGGAAGGCACGCTGGACGCCGCCGCCGAGCACCTGGACTACCTGGCTGTGCTCGGCGTAGAGGTGGTCTCGCTGCTGCCGATAGCCGCATTCCCCGGCGTACACGGCTGGGGGTACGACGGCGTGGACCTCTACGCGGTGCATGAGCCGTACGGCGGCCCGGAAGCACTGCAGCGGTTCGTCGACCGGTGTCATGACGCCGGCCTGGCCGTCTGCCTCGACGTGGTCTACAACCACCTCGGCCCGAGCGGGAACTACCTGGCCGGCTTCGGTCCGTACTTCACCACCCGCCACTCCACCCCGTGGGGCCCCGCGGTCAACCTCGACGACACAGGCAGTACCGAGGTACGACGGTGGATCTGCGACAACGCACTGCGCTGGTTCCGCGACTTCCACATCGACGTACTGCGGCTGGACGCCGTACACGCGCTGGTCGACGACAGCCCGACGCACCTGCTGCAGCAGCTGTCGACAGAAACTGCAGCGTTGTCCAACGAAGTGGGACGGCCGCTGGGGCTGGTGGCCGAGTCCGACCTCAACGACCCGCGCACGGTCGAGCCGGTGTCGCAAGGCGGGATGGGCCTGACCGCGCAGTGGAGCGACGACTTCCACCACGCGCTGCACGCCCTGCTGACCGGCGAGCGGTTCGGGTACTACGTGGACTTCGGGGATCCGGCCGTGTTCGCGAAGACGCTGACGCGGGTGTTCCTGCACGACGGGGAGTACTCGACGTTCCGTGGCAAGGACTGGGGCCGGCCGGTCGATCCACGCAAGCACCGCGGTGGCGAGTTCCTCGTCTACACGTCGAACCACGACCAGGTCGGCAACCGGGCGCTCGGCGACCGTCCGGCGCTGACGCCGGGACAGCTCGCGATCGGCGCCGCGCTGGTGCTGACCTCGCCGTACACGCCGATGCTGTTCATGGGTGAGGAATGGGGCGCCTCGACACCCTGGCGGTTCTTCACCGATTTCAGCGAGCCCGCGCTGGCCGACGCGGTGCGGACCGGCCGGCGGCGGGAGTTCGCGGAGTTCGGCTGGGACGCGGACGAGATCCCGGACCCGCAGGATCCGCAGACGTGGCGGAGTTCGGTGCTCGACTGGTCCGAGCCGGACGAGGCGCCGCATCGCGACGTACTCGCCTGGTACCGGCATCTGCTGACCTTCCGGGCCCGGATGCCCGAGTTGCGTGATGACCGGCTCGAGTCCGTCGGGCTCGCGTTCGACCCGGCCGGGGCCTGGCTGGTGGTGACCCGCGGCAGCCTGCGGGTGGTGGCGAACCTGACCGCGTCCTCCGCGGTGGTGCCCGTCGACGCGGATTACCTGGTGATGTCGTTCGCCGGGGCCGAGCTCACCGACGACGGAGTCCTGTTGCCTACTCACGGCGTCGCGATCCTCGCCGTCTGA
- a CDS encoding right-handed parallel beta-helix repeat-containing protein, with translation MRILPVAADRPGAYQTVGAALLEAPDGATVAIAAGTYAETLELTGRSVTLQAEDGADVVLDGSGADWPTIRAVDGTLTLRGLEIRATDGIAVSVDRTALTIENCTISGRTRPAVSVHASTSFTVERCTVSGAETGIVVEGAGGQILDTTVREISGDGIVVALGADPLIRGCTITGCGRRGVYIYQYSRPELVDVEIGHTGTEGIGVAHGSTPTVRRPTVHDTRGSAITFAPGCGGAVEGLRATNTADPALSIAAGSTVEVIEQSTASAENGPVDDLLGDLDTMVGLPGVKAEVRAVVDEIQVNEWRSSAGLSIGAVSHHLIFAGAPGTGKTTVARLYGKLLKALGVLPDGGFIEVSRRDLVGQYIGHTAEKTAQVFEKALGGVLFIDEAYTLSRAAGNGDFGQEAIDALVKLMEDHRDEIAIIVAGYTAEMNDFLAANPGLASRFSKTIEFENYSAEELLLITDRMVAGGDYLLDPAAGVPLTSYFDRIADGPNFGNAREARRLVEGMRKAQSQRLRALGRRPSMDELRSLLADDVITAAG, from the coding sequence ATGAGGATCCTGCCCGTCGCCGCCGATCGTCCCGGCGCCTACCAGACCGTCGGCGCCGCTCTTCTCGAGGCGCCGGACGGAGCCACGGTCGCGATCGCGGCCGGGACGTACGCCGAGACGCTCGAGCTCACCGGGCGCTCGGTGACACTGCAGGCCGAGGACGGCGCGGACGTCGTACTGGACGGATCAGGCGCCGACTGGCCCACGATCCGCGCCGTCGACGGCACGCTGACCCTGCGTGGCCTGGAGATCCGCGCGACGGACGGGATCGCGGTCTCGGTCGACCGTACGGCGCTGACGATCGAGAACTGCACCATTTCCGGGCGCACCCGGCCCGCGGTCAGCGTGCACGCCAGTACGTCGTTCACCGTCGAACGCTGCACGGTGAGCGGTGCCGAGACCGGGATCGTGGTCGAGGGCGCCGGCGGGCAGATCCTGGACACGACCGTCCGGGAGATCTCCGGCGACGGCATCGTCGTCGCCCTGGGCGCCGATCCGCTGATCCGCGGCTGCACGATCACCGGCTGCGGCAGGCGCGGCGTGTACATCTACCAGTACAGCCGTCCGGAACTCGTCGACGTCGAGATCGGTCACACCGGCACGGAAGGCATCGGCGTTGCGCACGGCAGTACGCCGACTGTCCGCCGGCCGACCGTGCACGACACCCGCGGGTCGGCGATCACGTTCGCGCCGGGCTGCGGCGGAGCGGTCGAGGGGCTGCGGGCGACGAACACCGCGGACCCCGCGCTGTCGATCGCGGCGGGCAGCACGGTCGAGGTGATCGAGCAGAGTACGGCGTCGGCCGAGAACGGCCCGGTGGACGACCTGCTCGGCGACCTGGACACGATGGTCGGGCTGCCAGGCGTGAAGGCCGAGGTACGGGCGGTCGTCGACGAGATCCAGGTCAACGAGTGGCGGAGCTCCGCCGGGCTGTCGATCGGCGCGGTCAGCCACCACCTGATCTTCGCCGGTGCGCCGGGGACCGGGAAGACCACCGTTGCCCGGTTGTACGGGAAGCTGCTGAAGGCGCTCGGCGTACTGCCGGACGGCGGGTTCATCGAGGTGTCGCGACGGGATCTCGTCGGTCAGTACATCGGGCACACCGCGGAGAAGACCGCGCAGGTCTTCGAGAAGGCGCTCGGCGGCGTGCTGTTCATCGACGAGGCGTACACGCTGTCCCGCGCGGCCGGTAACGGCGACTTCGGGCAGGAGGCGATCGACGCGCTGGTGAAGCTGATGGAGGACCACCGCGACGAGATCGCGATCATCGTCGCCGGGTACACCGCCGAGATGAACGACTTCCTGGCCGCCAACCCCGGCCTCGCGTCCCGGTTCTCGAAGACGATCGAGTTCGAGAACTACAGCGCCGAGGAACTGCTGCTGATCACCGACCGGATGGTTGCCGGGGGCGACTATCTGCTCGACCCGGCGGCCGGCGTACCGCTGACGTCGTACTTCGACCGGATCGCGGACGGCCCGAACTTCGGCAACGCCCGGGAGGCCCGCCGCTTGGTCGAAGGCATGCGCAAGGCCCAGTCCCAACGCCTGCGCGCCCTCGGCCGCCGCCCCTCCATGGACGAACTCCGCTCCCTACTGGCCGACGACGTCATCACCGCCGCCGGCTGA